One genomic region from Phragmites australis chromosome 1, lpPhrAust1.1, whole genome shotgun sequence encodes:
- the LOC133884838 gene encoding uncharacterized protein LOC133884838: MALFVKSFNKFLKKSGYNKDGRRKTFSKSKGRHSLRRCYECGKPGHFIANCPNKKDMKDNEKKEKYHKKNKSKYHKKNYKVQAHIGEEWDSNDSNTDSDEVEGVYTIAFATTPPTKSHFDHSSDDEKPICLTEKGRKVSSTTKSHDIDVTIEDGSSSDSDDDLLNNLSKISLSSMCELLETIEGQEETLEK; the protein is encoded by the coding sequence ATGGCACTCTTCGTCAAGAGTTTTAACAAGTTTCTCAAGAAGAGTGGCTACAACAAGGATGGTAGAAGGAAAACCTTCAGCAAGTCAAAGGGAAGACATTCATTAAGAAGATGCTATGAGTGTGGCAAACCGGGTCACTTCATAGCCAATTGTCCAAACAAAAAGGACATGAAAGATaatgagaagaaagagaagtaccACAAGAAAAACAAGAGCAAGTATCACAAGAAGAACTACAAAGTCCAAGCTCACATTGGTGAAGAGTGGGACTCCAACGACTCTAACACCGACTCCGATGAGGTTGAAGGTGTCTACACCATTGCTTTTGCAACCACTCCACCGACcaagtcacactttgatcattcaAGCGATGACGAGAAACCCATTTGTCTTACAGAAAAAGGGCGCAAGGTATCATCCACTACCAAATCCCATGATATTGATGTTACTATTGAGGATGGTAGTAGTAGCGATAGTGATGATGATTTGCTAAATAATTTAAGCAAGATATCTTTATCTAGCATGTGTGAATTGCTTGAGACAATAGAAGGTCAAGAGGAAACTCTCGAGAAGTAA